One window of Mesoplodon densirostris isolate mMesDen1 chromosome 15, mMesDen1 primary haplotype, whole genome shotgun sequence genomic DNA carries:
- the CPLX4 gene encoding complexin-4, translating into MAFLMKTMISNQVKNLGLGGRSEEKKEEGGTSDPAAAQGMTREEYEEYQKQVIEEKMERDAAFTQKKAERACLRVHLREKYRLPKSEMDENQIQMAGDDVDLPEDLRKMVDEDEEEEEDKDSILGQLQNLQNMDLDTIKEKAQATFTEIRQTAEQKCSVM; encoded by the exons ATGGCTTTCCTTATGAAAACTATGATAAGTAATCAGGTAAAGAATTTAGGACTTGGTGGCAggtctgaagaaaaaaaagaagaaggaggtaCATCTGATCCTGCAGCAGCTCAGGGGATGACTAGAGAGGAATATGAGGAATACCAAAAGCAAGTGATCGAGGAGAA gATGGAAAGAGATGCTGCCTTTACACAAAAAAAGGCAGAGAGGGCGTGCCTCAGAGTTCACCTCAGAGAAAAGTACAGACTCCCAAAG AGTGAAATGGATGAGAACCAAATCCAGATGGCTGGAGATGATGTGGATTTGCCTGAAGATCTCCGGAAAATGGTAGatgaggatgaggaagaggaggaagataaGGATTCTATTCTCGGGCAGTTACAGAACCTTCAGAACATGGACTTGgacaccataaaagaaaaagcccAGGCCACCTTCACGGAAATCAGGCAGACAGCAGAGCAGAAGTGCTCTGTGATGTGA